A part of Paenarthrobacter sp. A20 genomic DNA contains:
- a CDS encoding VOC family protein, translating into MRLKMCSIHVKDPAAAHTFYTETLGFETLMAMPEYNLFIIKDPGADNSNSPGLLLEPSDNPIASNYMNALHESGLAAITFGVPDVQAEYERLLAAGVTFQGEPSEDPSGVSAVFDDGCGNFIQLHQD; encoded by the coding sequence ATGAGACTGAAAATGTGCAGCATCCATGTCAAGGACCCCGCCGCAGCGCACACGTTTTATACGGAGACGCTGGGCTTCGAGACCCTCATGGCCATGCCTGAGTACAACCTCTTCATCATCAAGGATCCCGGCGCGGACAACAGCAATTCACCCGGGCTTCTGTTGGAACCCAGTGACAACCCCATCGCCTCCAATTACATGAACGCCCTGCACGAGTCCGGCCTGGCTGCCATCACCTTCGGCGTGCCCGATGTCCAGGCCGAGTATGAGCGCTTGCTGGCCGCCGGCGTGACGTTCCAAGGTGAACCCTCCGAGGATCCCTCCGGCGTCAGCGCAGTCTTCGACGACGGTTGCGGCAACTTCATTCAGCTCCACCAGGACTAG
- a CDS encoding DUF5997 family protein, whose protein sequence is MTSSNSQSMKPATVAKKLGIYLPATPQEFQDSSISRDEFAELQANPPEWLAELRRNGPHPRPVVAQKLNVSISGLARGGVEDALTTAEITELLQAPPQWLVTERATHAAVRSEAQRVKDEAAKKAATKEARDNAAAKRDAPKTSKRDHA, encoded by the coding sequence ATGACGTCCTCGAACTCCCAGTCCATGAAGCCGGCAACAGTTGCCAAGAAACTCGGCATCTACCTGCCCGCGACACCCCAGGAGTTCCAGGATTCGTCCATCTCCCGCGATGAATTCGCCGAACTCCAGGCCAACCCGCCGGAGTGGCTCGCCGAACTGCGCCGCAACGGTCCGCACCCGCGCCCGGTGGTCGCACAGAAACTCAACGTCTCCATCAGCGGCCTCGCCCGCGGCGGAGTTGAGGATGCACTCACGACGGCGGAAATCACCGAGCTGCTGCAGGCTCCGCCGCAGTGGCTGGTCACCGAGCGCGCCACGCACGCCGCCGTCCGCTCCGAAGCCCAGCGCGTCAAGGACGAAGCCGCCAAGAAGGCAGCTACCAAGGAAGCCAGGGACAACGCCGCGGCCAAGCGCGACGCCCCGAAGACTTCCAAGCGCGACCACGCGTAG
- a CDS encoding LysR family transcriptional regulator substrate-binding protein: protein MPAAEESVETTEPLPGLRFAYVAGVTPGKWIRRWEERMPDYPLHAFMSDDDAQLTVLREGSADLSFVRLPVDREGLNVIPLYEEQPVVVAPKGHEISVFEEVALEDLSEENFLDIEEMGGPDMALQVVASGAGLAILPMSVARHLNAKDTVMRRLTGAPTTQIGLAWLVGTDSPVMEEFIGIVRGRTAQSSRQPSAQQEKPKKAPKPDRRGGGPKKPAVAQRYAPNPDKGRGKGSRKKGKR from the coding sequence GTGCCAGCCGCTGAAGAATCCGTCGAAACAACAGAGCCCTTACCCGGCCTCCGCTTCGCCTATGTTGCGGGTGTGACTCCTGGGAAATGGATCCGGCGGTGGGAAGAACGGATGCCGGACTATCCGTTGCACGCGTTCATGTCGGACGACGATGCGCAGCTTACGGTGTTGCGTGAAGGTTCCGCGGACCTCAGCTTTGTTCGGTTGCCCGTGGACCGCGAAGGCTTGAACGTCATCCCCCTCTACGAAGAGCAGCCCGTGGTGGTTGCTCCCAAAGGCCACGAGATCTCGGTGTTTGAAGAGGTGGCCCTCGAGGACCTGTCCGAGGAAAACTTCCTCGACATCGAGGAAATGGGTGGGCCGGACATGGCCCTCCAGGTGGTTGCCTCCGGTGCAGGGCTGGCGATTCTGCCGATGTCCGTAGCGCGGCACCTGAATGCCAAAGACACTGTCATGCGGCGCCTGACCGGTGCTCCTACGACTCAGATTGGCTTGGCGTGGCTTGTTGGCACGGACAGTCCCGTGATGGAGGAATTCATCGGGATCGTGCGTGGGCGGACGGCGCAGAGTTCACGCCAGCCCTCGGCCCAGCAGGAGAAGCCGAAAAAGGCGCCCAAGCCTGATCGTCGCGGCGGTGGCCCCAAGAAGCCTGCAGTTGCGCAACGCTACGCGCCGAATCCGGACAAGGGCCGCGGGAAGGGCTCGCGCAAGAAGGGCAAGCGGTAA
- a CDS encoding GntR family transcriptional regulator, which yields MASADQEKSEHPGFDGARARVRLRVPSVAERVAEELRYQLAEGFLVPGAKLTEATIAEDLGVSRNTVREAFAELAGERLLLRQPNKGVYVATLEAGDIHDVYTVRRAIEVSSIRAGGSPERIAAVRAAVEEGKRAAAADDNEGLGSANQHFHGAIVALAESNRLDTIMAQVLAEMRLYFHKATMNAHFYSDWLKENEQICSALEAGKLERAGDLLLAYLNRSEQQQTAIHGA from the coding sequence ATGGCCAGTGCAGATCAGGAAAAAAGCGAACACCCTGGCTTTGATGGCGCACGCGCACGGGTCCGCCTGAGAGTCCCATCGGTTGCCGAGAGGGTTGCCGAGGAACTGCGCTACCAACTGGCCGAGGGATTCCTGGTTCCCGGTGCCAAACTGACCGAGGCCACCATCGCCGAGGATCTGGGCGTCTCCCGGAACACCGTCCGGGAGGCCTTCGCAGAACTGGCCGGCGAACGGCTCCTCCTCCGTCAGCCCAACAAAGGTGTCTACGTGGCCACCCTTGAGGCCGGCGACATCCACGACGTCTACACGGTCCGCCGGGCCATCGAGGTCAGTTCGATCCGCGCAGGAGGTTCACCCGAGCGCATCGCCGCCGTCAGGGCCGCCGTCGAAGAGGGCAAACGCGCAGCAGCCGCCGACGACAACGAAGGATTGGGCAGCGCCAACCAGCATTTCCACGGAGCAATCGTTGCCCTGGCCGAGAGCAACCGGCTGGACACGATCATGGCGCAGGTCCTGGCCGAGATGCGGCTGTACTTCCACAAGGCCACCATGAACGCGCACTTTTACAGCGACTGGCTCAAGGAAAACGAGCAGATCTGCTCAGCGTTGGAAGCCGGCAAACTTGAACGCGCCGGGGACCTTCTCCTGGCCTACCTCAACCGTTCCGAGCAGCAGCAGACCGCCATCCACGGCGCGTAG
- a CDS encoding LamB/YcsF family protein — MAIIDLNSDVGESFGRWTLGDDAAMFESVSSANVACGFHAGDPSVIRSTCAKAVQAGVVIGAHVGYRDLAGFGRRFMDIDPHELADDVVYQIGALQALAATTGARVQYVKPHGGLYNAIVKHTAQARAVVDAVKSVDPNLPILGLPGSEVLRLAEEAGLRGVAEAFADRAYNPDGTLVSRSQPGAVLHDPAEVAEHVLRMATEQSVRTIDGSILNIRAESICVHGDSPGAVAMATAVKSALGAAGVTVGSFL; from the coding sequence ATGGCAATCATCGATTTGAACAGCGACGTCGGAGAGTCATTCGGACGCTGGACGCTCGGCGATGACGCTGCCATGTTTGAGTCCGTCTCCAGCGCAAATGTTGCGTGTGGATTCCACGCCGGCGACCCCAGCGTCATCCGCAGCACCTGCGCTAAGGCGGTACAGGCCGGCGTCGTGATTGGTGCCCATGTTGGCTACCGCGACCTCGCCGGATTCGGCCGCCGCTTCATGGACATCGATCCCCATGAACTGGCCGATGACGTGGTGTACCAAATCGGTGCGCTGCAGGCGTTGGCGGCCACCACAGGTGCGCGCGTCCAGTACGTGAAGCCGCACGGCGGCCTCTACAACGCGATCGTCAAGCACACCGCTCAGGCGCGTGCCGTCGTCGATGCTGTGAAATCGGTGGACCCCAACCTTCCGATCCTCGGCCTCCCAGGTTCCGAAGTCCTGCGTCTTGCTGAAGAAGCCGGTCTTCGGGGCGTTGCCGAGGCATTTGCTGACCGCGCCTACAACCCTGATGGAACACTCGTCTCCCGCTCACAACCAGGTGCCGTGCTTCACGATCCTGCTGAAGTGGCGGAGCACGTCCTGCGGATGGCCACCGAACAGTCCGTGAGGACCATTGACGGTTCCATCCTGAATATCCGCGCGGAAAGCATCTGCGTGCATGGTGACTCACCCGGAGCCGTTGCTATGGCTACCGCCGTGAAGTCCGCTCTGGGCGCTGCCGGCGTAACTGTCGGCTCGTTCCTCTAG
- a CDS encoding MFS transporter, producing MTSTNNAAKAVTRKPPPGALKAYVASLTGTSLEYYDFAIYSVASALVFPKIFFPGNDEFVALLLSFSAFAVGYLARPIGGVIFGRLGDKIGRKYVLVFTLVLIGVATVLIGALPDYSVIGVAAPTILVLLRLAQGIGVGGEWGGAVLLSSEFGDPNKRGFWSSAAQIGPPAGNLMANGVLAILAASLSDEAFLSWGWRVAFLASALLVVFGLVIRLKLEETPVFKAIQAQGDRPKAPIKEVFTTQPKALVAAALSRVCPDILYALFTVFVAVYATKQLGMTTGNVLSAILIGSAFQLFLIPLAGALTDRFNRRWVYGIAAAATAAYIPLFFLMIQGKSVAMLTVGTVIGLALHAFMYGPQAAFITEQFPARLRYAGSSLAYTLAGVIGGAVAPIIFTALYGAAGGGWYLIAVYILVAAVVTIVGMLLGRDPEPEEDIRLMQGTHAQPAA from the coding sequence ATGACCAGCACCAACAATGCAGCCAAGGCAGTGACAAGGAAGCCACCGCCCGGCGCGCTCAAGGCGTACGTTGCCAGCCTCACCGGCACCTCGCTGGAGTACTACGACTTCGCCATCTACTCGGTGGCCTCGGCCCTCGTGTTCCCCAAGATCTTCTTCCCGGGCAATGACGAGTTTGTTGCACTGCTTCTCTCGTTCTCAGCTTTCGCGGTGGGCTACCTGGCCCGTCCGATCGGTGGCGTCATCTTTGGTCGCCTCGGTGACAAGATCGGCCGCAAGTACGTCCTGGTCTTCACGCTCGTCCTCATCGGCGTGGCAACAGTGCTCATCGGCGCCCTGCCCGACTACTCCGTCATCGGGGTGGCGGCTCCAACAATCCTTGTGCTGCTGCGTCTGGCGCAGGGCATCGGCGTCGGCGGCGAGTGGGGCGGCGCAGTGCTGCTGTCCAGCGAATTCGGTGACCCGAACAAGCGCGGCTTCTGGTCTTCTGCCGCCCAGATCGGCCCGCCCGCCGGCAACCTCATGGCCAACGGCGTCCTTGCCATTCTCGCCGCGTCCCTCAGCGACGAAGCATTCCTCTCCTGGGGCTGGCGCGTAGCCTTCCTCGCTTCCGCTCTCCTGGTGGTCTTCGGCCTGGTCATCCGCCTCAAGCTGGAAGAAACCCCGGTGTTCAAGGCCATCCAGGCCCAGGGCGACCGTCCCAAGGCTCCCATCAAGGAAGTCTTCACCACGCAACCCAAGGCGTTGGTGGCCGCGGCTCTCTCCCGCGTTTGCCCCGACATCCTGTACGCCCTGTTCACTGTGTTCGTCGCCGTTTACGCCACCAAGCAATTGGGCATGACCACGGGCAATGTCCTCTCCGCCATCCTGATCGGTTCAGCCTTCCAGCTGTTCCTGATCCCGCTGGCCGGAGCGCTGACTGACCGCTTCAACCGTCGCTGGGTCTACGGCATCGCTGCAGCAGCCACCGCTGCCTACATCCCGCTGTTCTTCCTGATGATCCAGGGCAAGTCAGTGGCCATGCTGACCGTGGGCACCGTCATTGGCCTGGCGCTCCACGCCTTCATGTACGGCCCGCAGGCCGCTTTCATCACTGAGCAGTTCCCGGCGCGACTCCGGTACGCTGGCAGCTCGCTGGCCTACACCCTGGCCGGTGTGATCGGTGGAGCTGTTGCACCCATCATCTTCACGGCCCTCTACGGCGCCGCTGGCGGTGGCTGGTACCTGATTGCCGTGTACATCCTCGTCGCGGCTGTTGTCACGATCGTGGGCATGCTCCTCGGCCGCGACCCCGAGCCGGAGGAAGATATCCGGTTGATGCAGGGGACACACGCTCAGCCGGCGGCGTAG